From the genome of Anas acuta chromosome 29, bAnaAcu1.1, whole genome shotgun sequence:
TATGGGCCTCCAGTATACCCAGTACACCTCCCAGCTGGCTCCTGAGACACTTGTACTGGGGGACAGGGTGTCTGTGCCCGATACCAACCTGGCCCCAGCCTGCTGGGTAACAAGGAACAAatgcccctggggctgggggctgtcaCCCCCTCCTGGGGGTCTGACACTGAGCACTGAGGTGCAGGAATTGAGGGGTGGTGGTGCCTTGTTTTGGGGCTGCTTCCAGCAGTGGTGGTGCAGCTGAAGGCAGCGAGGGCCTTGCTGTGTGACCCGGGACCCCTGCAGACATAGGAGTGGGGGGCAGCGGTGGGGTCTTGGGGAGCCCCTTGGGGGGCAGCACTGGGCTGGGGCTACTTCACGAGACACCACGAGGCGGCACCACTGCAGCTGAGCTTTTTTTGCATAGATTTGCATAAATTTGCATTCATATGCATGGAGGAACGTCGTGCAGCAGCAGCGCCCCCCCTCAGCCCAGAGGCAAGGCCGGGGCAGCTGCATGGGGCCTGCTGAGGCTGGTACTGGGAGCCCTGCCAAGGGGCCCCAGtggccctgtccccatccctgtccccatgggtACTATGACCTCGGTGGGCCCTGCCCCAGTCCTCGCTGTGGACCCCCGAGTGCTGCCCCTGCAAGGGGCCGAGGCTGCGGGGGCCTGGACGGAGCCCCCCTGTCCGCCGTCCTGGGCGGGCACCTGTTCCTGGCTCGGTGCTCGCCCCATGGTTCCAAGGACTTGACCCGTCCCTGGCACTGTCACCTGTCACCCACAGCCCCTATTCGGGCCCTGCTGGGCCCACTGCCAGCACTCggccccagccctgtgcaggCCGGGGGAAAATGGGGCCCCTGCCGAGGCTGGGCCAGCTCGGTGCACGCGTggagcacccttgggtgccaggGCTCcaccagaggagctgggggcagagggggccTGTGTGGGCGAGGCCTGGGGGAGGCTGGGCCGAAGCTCCAGGCACACACGCGAGGCAGGAACGTGCCGCACAGGGTGTCACACCGTGGGCCACGCAGGAAAGCATCACTGCAGCCCCTTCCGCAGCAGCACTGtggtgacccccccccctctcAAGGACGTTCAAAGCGGGGAGGGCTCAGGAGCAGACATGTATTGCCAAAACACAGAATTACACAGcccagagcactgggacaggacCCCACTGACACCCCCGAGTCATCCACCACCCAAGGCGCAGGAGCTGGGTGGCATCCAAGCAGCCCCCTCCTCACACCCAGGGTCTCTGCGGGCACCAAAAGCCCCAGAGGGGAACAGCCCCAGAGAGGCACCTCCCGTGCCCCTGGCCTGCCCGGTCCTGGTGGAGACGGTCCCCACTGAAGGCCCCATCACCACAGGCATCAGGGACAGGGTGCCAGCCATCCCTGCCTGGCTccgcagctccctgcagccagggtCCATCCGTCCCCCCTGCTGGGGGGCCCCGGGATGCTGCCCTGCTCAGATCTCCTGCAGGAAGTCCACGGGGAAGAGCCCCACTTTGCGGCCGGTGTAGACTTTCACGTAACCGTTCACCTCCTCACCTTTCTGCACCACGATCTGGGGGTGGGGAAAGGGGTGTGGGTGAGGTGCCCCGGTcagcaggggaagggggtgACCCCCAGGAAGAGGGGGACAACAGAGAGGGTCCAGgacagggggctgggggagatAGACATAGGGGGAGGGGGGCAGTTAATGAAAGGGGGCTGGGGCAGAGATGGGGGGGCTCAAAAAGCACTGGTTGTGACCACATGGTCCTGCCTCACCTGATCCTTCTTGAGCGTGATCTGCCCAATTTCCCGGTTGCCCACGAAGGAGCGAGTCACCTTGTGCACCCGCTCCCCAGCCCGCACCCGGATGATGAAGTTCGGGGGGAAGTAGCCAATTTTTTCACCAATCTTCCCCTGAAAGAAGTCCATGGATGGATGTCAGGCAGGGGTTGGAGTCAATCTATAAGACCCCCAGATACCCTCAGCCTGCAGATTGTGCGTTgattaaaacacagcaaatttAGGGGGCTGTGCCTCCCTTGGAGTGCAATTTGCACCTCCAGTCGAGCTCTCCCTTTTCTTTAAGCCCTGCATGTCTTCCCTCTGTGTCTGCAGGATATCAGCCTTACCCGCCACCACTCCTCATTGGAGTCATCAACCACCGTGATCTTCTCCCCTGGCCtgcaaagggaaggaagggcttGGTGTGAGGGGGGCTGGGACCACCCTGCtatgggagaaaaggaaaattgctCTTCCCGTGGCACAGACTCTTAGGGCTCCATGTGGAGGATGCATACAGCTCACGGACTCATGGACAGGTCCTGTACGTGAGCAGCTCAGCCTCAAGTCTGGGGTGCAATAAATCAGCGGAACCATAAAAGACAAACACCAGCAACCTTAGAAATGAGGCTTGTGCCCAAAAcctgggagctgggagagctggctCAGTGAGAGCCAGGGCTCCCCCTCGATGCTTTACCCATAGGGGCAGAAAATCCACAAAACCTACCCCAGAGCCAGCATGGCTCTAAATTCTGCCCTCATTAAGTGGCTGAACCCTCCGGGCTCCAAGAACCTCACTGTTGAGGTGACGACATCTCCCCATCCCCGCTGGACACCCCAATTCCTTCCCCCCCATTACCCCCATGCCCACTGTGTGGCTGCAAACTCACGGGAAATCCAGGTCGTCTTTCTCCAAGGCTTTGAAGCGATAAAGCGCCACGAAATAGTGAGACTGCAGATAGCCACCACGCATCCCCGGCTGGGGCTTCTTGTTCTTGGAGAGCAAGAAAGGGGGGGTTCAGGGCTACAGGGAGactgggcacagccccagggagctCAGCAGGGAGGGCTCAGAGCCTTTGGGGTGTAGGGTGAGGATGATGCATACCTTATCATCTGTCGTGCTCTTCTCAGCCTTCTTGTCCCCTTCAGAAGTGCCTGGAAATGGGAGGGGAGTGGTGGTGGTGAcatctctcctgctgctgccaccccaccCATGGCACCAGCCTCATCTCTGGGACCTCTTATGCTCAGGAGATCCAAGACCTGAACTGGAGACCCCCTGTCTGCAGGGCAGATCccaccctggggggggggccctTCTGTACAGTCCTCCCCGCAGCTCCTTCCCTGTCCCATGAACTCACCGCCCTCCGTTTTGCCCCCTTCTGGCTTTGTGGCCTCGGGTTCCTCATCCATCATCGCAGCCAAAGGCTGCAAAGCAGAGAGCAGTCAGCGGGCAGGGAGCTCCGGGGGTGGCACCggggcacaggctgcagggccaggaccCTCGTGCCTTTGGGGTGACAGCTCAGCCCCGCACTCACATTTTTCTTGTCATCCTGCCCTTTCTTGCGCTCCTTGTTGGCCATAATGACGCCTGTCCGGAGGGTCTCGAACACGGGGTCGCTCCtgttggctgctgctggggcacggACACCGTGAGAGGGGTTTGGCCACGGGATGTGAGGAgagggggggcagccccggcacgGGGACGCTACTTACAGAGCAGCTCCTTGACGCAGGCGTACTGCTGGTCACTGTACAGGGGCGAGCTGTACGCCCGGCGAAACCCTGGGGGCTAGgagtggatggggggggggtcagagCATCGCCACCACCCAGACCCAGACCCATGGGGGCTCGGTGGTGGATGTGGTGCCTGGAGGTagctcagggtgctgggcaACCCCTCAGAaccaggagggcaggggggtgACGGGGTGACGGCACCGGGGCTACGGCCGCAGGGACCCAGCCGCTCGCTCCCCGCTGCGGTGCCGGGGTTTTCCCTGCTGGGGAGGCGCCGtgagcccagggctgggggggagcaCTCACGATTTTACCGAAGCAGCGTTGCATCTCCACGTAGGACTGGCAGTGGTGGTGGATGTTGGTTTTGCAGTTCTTGCACCTCAGGCCGAACTTGTTGTTGACTGGCCGTggggggggtggcgggggggaaaggagaggcaaCGTGACACTGCAGCTGTGGGAACGGCTGGGCTCGGGCCCTCGCCAGCCTTGGCCCCCAGCCCTCGCCCTGCCCGCGGCCCCCAGCCCTCGCACCCGCGGGACTCACGGACGATCATGCGGGCACAAACGTCACAGAACTTGGGCTTTTTGAAGTAATGATCCTTGAACTTGTGGGGTTTGTCATTGACAAGTTTCTGGGGCTCAGGAGGGGGCTCaggctcctcctcctcttcctcctcttcctcctcctcgtaGATGTAGTAGATGGGTCCCCCTGAGGGGCTGACAAGCTCCCCGTTGGGCTGCGGCTCTGGCGCCACCTCCTCCTTGGGTTTTCGCTGGAAAAGTTGCTTCAGCTTCTGTAgctgctgggacaggagaggATGCATCGTGCACTGCGGGTGCAGCGGTgaggaaggcaggcagaaaaCCTGGTGCCCGGCTCTCTGCTCCACGCTCTGACCTAGAGACCCCTTCTTCCCCCCTAGGTGGGGGTAGATCCCAAGCACCCTGGGGCAGAAATGCTGGGAGGATGGGGTCCTTCTCCCAGCCCAGTGAGGTCCCCACAAAAGGAGCAGCTGTGAGTCCGTGGGGATGCAGCGCTGCAAACTGGCAAACGGCCATCTAGAGCCCCACTTGCCTTGGGGCCTGGTAGGCCTTCCCGATCCCACAaaggctcctgcagctgctgcagggactgTGCTTCCCCCACCTGCCCAAGCTGTCCTGCAGGTACCCACTTACCCGGCTCTTGGGTTTCCCACCTGAAGCGGGTGAAGCTGGCGGCTCTGGCACTTCCTTCTCTGTCATACTACCGGGGGAAAACAGAGACACGGTGttggctggggctggccccacTGCAGGTCCCTGGAGGGAGCAGGAACACCCAGACCTTGCTGGATGGGGAGCATCCCCCGAGGCGGTGTCGTCTCCTGccaccctgcctgccccaggaagGGGCCACCTTTGCTGGGGACAAGTCCCAGGGCCCAGCACCTCCGGGGGCCCTGCTGCAGAGACTGGAGAGCAGCGGgcgctgctcccagcccagcacacgCAGCACTGCTGCTCGCAGGCTCAGACACACGGTGCCAAGTGCTGTGAGCCAGACCCTGGGCTACCTGCATGCGTCACCTCTGCCCAGACATCTCCATCTCACAATTAAACTGCAAACGGTGCCGCTCTTGGCCCCCTGTGACAGGCGTGCATGTTTCACTGTCCGACATCACGGCACAGCCCCGCTTTCTCCTCCCCAGAAGCCCAGCG
Proteins encoded in this window:
- the STAC3 gene encoding SH3 and cysteine-rich domain-containing protein 3 isoform X1, with the protein product MTEKEVPEPPASPASGGKPKSRQLQKLKQLFQRKPKEEVAPEPQPNGELVSPSGGPIYYIYEEEEEEEEEEEPEPPPEPQKLVNDKPHKFKDHYFKKPKFCDVCARMIVLNNKFGLRCKNCKTNIHHHCQSYVEMQRCFGKIPPGFRRAYSSPLYSDQQYACVKELLSANRSDPVFETLRTGVIMANKERKKGQDDKKNPLAAMMDEEPEATKPEGGKTEGGTSEGDKKAEKSTTDDKNKKPQPGMRGGYLQSHYFVALYRFKALEKDDLDFPPGEKITVVDDSNEEWWRGKIGEKIGYFPPNFIIRVRAGERVHKVTRSFVGNREIGQITLKKDQIVVQKGEEVNGYVKVYTGRKVGLFPVDFLQEI
- the STAC3 gene encoding SH3 and cysteine-rich domain-containing protein 3 isoform X2 → MTEKEVPEPPASPASGGKPKSRLQKLKQLFQRKPKEEVAPEPQPNGELVSPSGGPIYYIYEEEEEEEEEEEPEPPPEPQKLVNDKPHKFKDHYFKKPKFCDVCARMIVLNNKFGLRCKNCKTNIHHHCQSYVEMQRCFGKIPPGFRRAYSSPLYSDQQYACVKELLSANRSDPVFETLRTGVIMANKERKKGQDDKKNPLAAMMDEEPEATKPEGGKTEGGTSEGDKKAEKSTTDDKNKKPQPGMRGGYLQSHYFVALYRFKALEKDDLDFPPGEKITVVDDSNEEWWRGKIGEKIGYFPPNFIIRVRAGERVHKVTRSFVGNREIGQITLKKDQIVVQKGEEVNGYVKVYTGRKVGLFPVDFLQEI